The following proteins are co-located in the Polystyrenella longa genome:
- a CDS encoding DUF1501 domain-containing protein, translated as MTSSLCQKAGVPHHEQLNSRRDFLTKAGMGFGALAYSGLVQGATAPIPTAHHFARAKSVIFLFMEGGPSQLDTFDYKPLLNKLAGQPLPESFQEPITAMGEKGSPLLEAPRTWTRHGESGLWVSELLPNIAQHVDDLAVIRSCWGNGINHAGGMMQMHTCTPVAGRPSLGAWVTYGLGSDNENLPAYVVMKDANKSLASGARNYGSGFMPATYQGTLFQNKEGEPLANLSIREGESPASQREKLELLQQFNREHYAERTQQSELDARIRSYELAFKMQSSAPEAVALEEETAETLELYGINNKESSTYGKQCLLARRLVERGVRFIQMYHGTGSRWDSHSKIETNHPKLCREMDQPVAGLLTDLKQRGLLDDTLVIWGGEFGRTPMSEQGNGRDHNPTGFTMWMAGGGVQGGQTIGATDDLGLYAVEDKMHVSDLHSSILHLLGLDNMELTFDYQGRPERPTINEGRFNRKLIGG; from the coding sequence ATGACTTCATCACTATGTCAAAAGGCCGGAGTTCCTCACCACGAACAACTGAATTCCCGCCGTGATTTTCTCACGAAGGCCGGAATGGGGTTTGGGGCACTCGCTTACAGTGGATTGGTTCAAGGGGCAACTGCCCCGATTCCTACAGCCCATCATTTTGCTAGAGCGAAAAGCGTCATTTTCCTGTTCATGGAAGGGGGCCCCAGCCAGCTCGACACATTTGATTACAAACCATTACTAAACAAGCTGGCGGGCCAACCTCTGCCCGAGAGTTTTCAGGAACCCATTACGGCGATGGGTGAAAAAGGTTCTCCCCTGTTAGAGGCTCCCCGCACCTGGACACGTCACGGTGAAAGCGGTCTGTGGGTTTCTGAGTTATTACCAAACATCGCGCAGCACGTCGATGACCTGGCTGTGATCCGCTCCTGCTGGGGAAACGGAATTAACCATGCCGGCGGAATGATGCAGATGCATACGTGTACTCCGGTTGCCGGTCGACCCTCTCTCGGTGCCTGGGTGACTTATGGTCTCGGTTCTGACAACGAAAACCTGCCCGCCTATGTGGTGATGAAAGATGCGAACAAATCGCTGGCGAGTGGTGCCCGCAATTACGGTTCCGGATTCATGCCCGCCACCTATCAGGGAACATTGTTTCAAAATAAAGAAGGGGAACCCCTTGCGAACCTCTCCATTAGAGAAGGCGAGTCACCCGCAAGTCAGCGTGAAAAACTGGAACTGCTGCAACAGTTCAACCGCGAACACTATGCTGAACGGACTCAGCAATCCGAACTCGACGCTCGCATTCGAAGTTATGAGCTGGCGTTCAAAATGCAATCTTCCGCACCCGAAGCAGTCGCCTTAGAAGAAGAGACTGCGGAAACGTTGGAGTTGTATGGAATCAATAACAAGGAATCCTCCACTTACGGAAAACAGTGTCTCCTGGCCCGGAGACTGGTGGAACGGGGAGTTCGTTTTATCCAGATGTATCATGGAACGGGCAGCCGCTGGGATTCGCACTCCAAAATCGAAACGAATCATCCCAAACTGTGCCGTGAGATGGACCAACCCGTGGCAGGTTTGCTGACTGACCTCAAACAACGAGGACTTCTCGATGATACCCTCGTCATCTGGGGAGGAGAATTCGGCCGTACGCCGATGAGCGAACAGGGCAATGGACGGGACCACAATCCGACCGGCTTCACTATGTGGATGGCGGGAGGTGGAGTTCAAGGGGGACAAACCATCGGTGCCACTGATGATCTTGGACTGTACGCTGTGGAAGACAAAATGCATGTCAGCGACCTGCACTCCTCCATTCTGCACCTGCTCGGTCTCGATAACATGGAATTGACATTCGACTATCAGGGACGACCTGAACGTCCGACTATTAACGAAGGCCGATTTAATCGCAAATTGATCGGCGGCTGA